One region of Mus musculus strain C57BL/6J chromosome 3, GRCm38.p6 C57BL/6J genomic DNA includes:
- the Mlf1 gene encoding myeloid leukemia factor 1 isoform a (isoform a is encoded by transcript variant 1), with product MFRMLSSSFEDDPFFADSFLAHRESMRNMMRSFSEPLGRDLLSISDGRGRTHNRRERDDGEDSLTATSFSLVPFGRFGGMHADVNPFQTMDRMMANMRSGIQELQRNFGQLSMDPNGHSFCSSSVMTYSKVGDEPPKVFQASTQTRRAPGGVKETRKAMRDSDSGLERMAVGHHIHDRGHVIRKSKNNKTGDEEVNQEFINMNESDAHAFDDEWQNEVLKYKSIGRSGNTGMRSVGHEHPGSRELKRREKIHRNSAIESGRRSNVFVDKLNVKGSPVKITKK from the exons TGATTCTTTTCTTGCACACCGAGAAAGTATGCGCAACATGATGAGAAGTTTCTCTGAACCTCTTGGAAGAGACTTGCTCAGTATCTCTGATGGTAGAGGAAGAACCCATAATCGTCGAGAACGTGATGATGGCGAAGATTCCTTAACT gcaacaAGTTTTTCTCTTGTGCCTTTTGGAAGGTTTGGTGGAATG CATGCAGATGTCAACCCTTTTCAGACAATGGATCGGATGATGGCAAATATGCGAAGTGGTATACAGGAGTTACAAAGAAACTTT GGCCAACTTTCAATGGATCCAAATGGGCATTCATTTTGTTCTTCCTCTGTTATGACCTATTCCAAAGTAGGAGATGAACCACCAAAGGTGTTCCAGGCCTCAACTCAAACCCGAAGGGCTCCAGGAGGA gtaaaagaaaccagaaaagcaaTGAGAGATTCTGACAGTGGACTAGAAAGAATGGCTGTTGGTCATCACATCCATGACCGAGGTCATGTCATTAGGAAGTCAAAGAACAACAAGACTGGAGATGAAGAAGTCAACCAAGAGTTCATCAATATGAATGAAA GTGACGCTCATGCTTTTGATGATGAGTGGCAAAATGAAGTTCTGAAGTACAAGTCTATTGGACGGTCAGGAAACACTGGAATGCGAAGTGTGGGTCATGAGCATCCAGGGTCACGGGAACTCAAAAGGAG aGAGAAAATTCATCGAAATTCAGCCATTGAGAGTGGAAGAAGATCAAACGTTTTTGTGGACAAACTCAATGTGAAAGGATCACCTGTGAAAATCACCAAAAAATAA
- the Mlf1 gene encoding myeloid leukemia factor 1 isoform b (isoform b is encoded by transcript variant 2) encodes MFRMLSSSFEDDPFFADSFLAHRESMRNMMRSFSEPLGRDLLSISDGRGRTHNRRERDDGEDSLTHADVNPFQTMDRMMANMRSGIQELQRNFGQLSMDPNGHSFCSSSVMTYSKVGDEPPKVFQASTQTRRAPGGVKETRKAMRDSDSGLERMAVGHHIHDRGHVIRKSKNNKTGDEEVNQEFINMNESDAHAFDDEWQNEVLKYKSIGRSGNTGMRSVGHEHPGSRELKRREKIHRNSAIESGRRSNVFVDKLNVKGSPVKITKK; translated from the exons TGATTCTTTTCTTGCACACCGAGAAAGTATGCGCAACATGATGAGAAGTTTCTCTGAACCTCTTGGAAGAGACTTGCTCAGTATCTCTGATGGTAGAGGAAGAACCCATAATCGTCGAGAACGTGATGATGGCGAAGATTCCTTAACT CATGCAGATGTCAACCCTTTTCAGACAATGGATCGGATGATGGCAAATATGCGAAGTGGTATACAGGAGTTACAAAGAAACTTT GGCCAACTTTCAATGGATCCAAATGGGCATTCATTTTGTTCTTCCTCTGTTATGACCTATTCCAAAGTAGGAGATGAACCACCAAAGGTGTTCCAGGCCTCAACTCAAACCCGAAGGGCTCCAGGAGGA gtaaaagaaaccagaaaagcaaTGAGAGATTCTGACAGTGGACTAGAAAGAATGGCTGTTGGTCATCACATCCATGACCGAGGTCATGTCATTAGGAAGTCAAAGAACAACAAGACTGGAGATGAAGAAGTCAACCAAGAGTTCATCAATATGAATGAAA GTGACGCTCATGCTTTTGATGATGAGTGGCAAAATGAAGTTCTGAAGTACAAGTCTATTGGACGGTCAGGAAACACTGGAATGCGAAGTGTGGGTCATGAGCATCCAGGGTCACGGGAACTCAAAAGGAG aGAGAAAATTCATCGAAATTCAGCCATTGAGAGTGGAAGAAGATCAAACGTTTTTGTGGACAAACTCAATGTGAAAGGATCACCTGTGAAAATCACCAAAAAATAA